One Primulina huaijiensis isolate GDHJ02 chromosome 5, ASM1229523v2, whole genome shotgun sequence DNA segment encodes these proteins:
- the LOC140977811 gene encoding stellacyanin-like: protein MPMAKLIVLLISTILLLFHTSATTYIVGDNSGWDISTDLESWPNDKTFMVGDTLLFQYSSSHSVSEVTKKNYDGCNMTEVVQSNSNGNTSYPLTRVGDRYFVCGNKLHCLGGMKLHVNVEANQKVAAAAPPASAPQAQPGGDLPPPSKTNSPTSSSFTSFPSMNYIIGAIFGLLVWLFRVM, encoded by the exons ATGCCAATGGCAAAACTTATAGTACTTTTAATATCCACGATTCTACTCCTATTCCATACCTCGGCAACTACATACATAGTTGGCGACAACTCGGGTTGGGATATTAGCACGGATCTTGAATCATGGCCAAATGACAAGACTTTCATGGTTGGGGATACCTTAT TATTTCAGTATTCGTCTTCTCATTCTGTGAGCGAGGTGACCAAAAAAAACTACGATGGATGCAACATGACCGAAGTAGTACAATCGAATAGTAATGGGAACACATCGTATCCGCTAACCAGAGTTGGGGATAGATACTTCGTCTGTGGCAATAAGTTGCATTGCCTTGGAGGGATGAAGCTTCATGTCAATGTTGAAGCAAATCAAAAGGTGGCAGCAGCAGCACCACCTGCCAGCGCCCCGCAGGCACAGCCAGGAGGAGATCTTCCACCACCTTCTAAGACCAACAGTCCCACAAGTTCATCATTTACTAGCTTCCCTAGCATGAATTATATCATTGGGGCCATTTTTGGGTTGCTTGTTTGGTTGTTTCGGGTTATGTAA
- the LOC140977061 gene encoding protein mago nashi homolog 2 yields MADGEDIGEFYLRYYVGHKGKFGHEFLEFEFRPDGKLRYANNSNYKNDTMIRKEIFLTQAALKECRRIVAESEIMKEDDNNWPEPDRVGRQELEIVMGNEHISFTTSKIGSLMDVQTSKDPEGLRIFYYLVQDLKCFVFSLISLHFKIKPI; encoded by the exons ATGGCAGACGGCGAAGATATCGGCGAGTTCTACCTGCGTTACTATGTCGGGCACAAGGGGAAATTCGGGCACGAATTCTTGGAATTTGAGTTCCGACCCGATGGCAAGCTCCGTTACGCCAACAACTCAAACTACAAGAACGATACCATGATTCGCAAAGAGATCTTCCTCACGCAAGCCGCCCTCAAGGAGTGCCGCCGAATAGTTGCCGAATCCGAG ATAATGAAGGAGGACGATAATAATTGGCCGGAGCCTGACCGTGTGGGTAGGCAGGAGCTGGAGATTGTGATGGGGAACGAGCATATTTCGTTCACGACGTCCAAAATTGGTTCCCTCATGGATGTTCAAACAAGCAAAGATCCTGAGGGTCTGCGCATTTTCTATTATCTTGTTCAG GATCTGAAATGTTTTGTCTTCTCTTTGATCTCACTCCACTTCAAGATCAAACCCATATGA